One genomic segment of Cherax quadricarinatus isolate ZL_2023a chromosome 30, ASM3850222v1, whole genome shotgun sequence includes these proteins:
- the LOC128692717 gene encoding uncharacterized protein isoform X1, with protein MSTCMHCLLPTRVLYKASRAACGIGGAHISQVRDGVYQFLWINPDSSFHTVSLGKSHYSTYPHTPGACHHFGNDSSQRTETSQNAVVKEEASKKFENVKLQLSSVNPIINELSEMNSKRNRDLLSPVRPLPQKRIKSGSSSSKKFSESAVLDYIPLPPSPQEKDELGDFFVIDTRPSEVNFPETNRNKCNSEKSKKDAKVVNGKKSSSNKKDSVGGESSGGCSGTGTKYNKKVIVSCDNDVLYIPSTSKFCEGKLHGKRNNNRTKKRTKVLDKNYEGSSARTSGKNDIDILFEVPGKSDLDDVMVLCTIVTPDKSQDHVLSPGKSLVPDNQTRKCHTSTRQQLKTKLRDIQPDEVISVPSNLEIKGGKTVPDYKNRDVSSGIQKVDVVDPDVLEIEALPASSSKTSVDVEVIDVFASDEDKCSTDSSDHEERNIDVSTSEFVSLQKLRVKDLQNTVIDISDEVLKFRRELEQLRKWEMTGLGREILSSRNMKPSDTMFTIMSYNVLAQALLTDNMLLYSSCNDEHLSWEYRWALLQHEITDLDPDVLLLQEVQASHYHSHYLPWFTFQGYDSLYKKRTGTKADGCAIFFKKSKFSLIESSSIEYLQPEALNILDRDNVGLIAKLSPVLQPDAPALCVATTHLLYNKKRHDVKLAQIILFLSEIDRLCYEGEEGGRPKYCPVIVTGDFNAEPHSALIQFLKDGRLQYEGLARKTLTRHGAFGELLGPELFPPSLGLTDRCQHAVLAQSRYLEQSRGPIFSLADKRKLEESLIHLYHSDRQSQPPKNLRSTCIGPTPSGWFSHGFNFHSVYRHYLSRLGRAPEATTNHNGWTSVDYMLYSRSYSSSLHRPIEGNLKLLARYGLLSGPEADRFAPLPSAVCPSDHFPLAAQFLLRR; from the coding sequence CACCTGCATGCATTGTTTGCTGCCAACACGGGTGCTGTACAAGGCTAGTCGTGCAGCTTGTGGAATTGGTGGAGCACACATATCACAGGTCAGGGATGGTGTGTACCAGTTCCTTTGGATCAACCCAGACTCTTCATTTCACACCGTCTCCTTGGGAAAAAGTCATTACTCAACATACCCCCATACTCCTGGGGCATGTCACCACTTTGGCAATGACAGCTCCCAGAGAACAGAGACATCGCAGAATGCTGTAGTTAAAGAGGAGGCTTCCAAAAAGTTTGAGAATGTAAAGTTACAGCTCTCTTCTGTTAACCCTATAATTAATGAATTATCAGAGATGAATTCCAAACGTAATAGAGACTTATTGTCTCCTGTGCGACCTTTGCCACAGAAGAGGATCAAAAGTGGTTCGTCATCCTCAAAGAAATTCAGTGAATCTGCAGTCTTGGACTATATCCCACTCCCACCTAGTCCACAAGAAAAAGATGAATTGGGAGATTTCTTTGTTATTGACACCAGACCCTCTGAAGTGAATTTCCCTGAGACAAATAGGAACaagtgtaacagtgaaaaatctAAGAAAGATGCCAAGGTTGTGAATGGAAAGAAGTCTAGTAGTAATAAAAAGGATTCAGTGGGGGGTGAAAGCAGTGGTGGATGTTCTGGTACTGGAACCAAATATAACAAGAAAGTGATAGTGTCATGTGATAATGATGTTCTTTATATTCCTTCAACCTCTAAGTTTTGTGAAGGTAAATTACACGGTAAGCGGAACAACAACAGAACTAAAAAAAGAACTAAAGTCCTTGATAAAAATTATGAAGGCAGTTCTGCCAGAACCTCAGGAAAAAATGACATTGATATATTGTTTGAAGTACCCGGTAAAAGTGATCTTGATGATGTCATGGTATTGTGCACTATTGTAACACCTGATAAAAGCCAAGATCATGTGCTTTCACCAGGAAAATCTCTTGTTCCAGATAATCAGACAAGGAAGTGCCATACAAGCACGAGACAGCAGCTGAAGACAAAACTAAGAGATATACAGCCAGATGAAGTGATTTCTGTCCCTTCCAATTTAGAAATAAAAGGGGGAAAGACAGTACCAGATTACAAAAATAGGGATGTCAGTTCTGGCATTCAGAAGGTGGATGTGGTTGACCCTGATGTTCTGGAGATAGAGGCTCTTCCAGCTTCATCCAGCAAAACATCTGTTGATGTGGAGGTTATTGATGTTTTTGCCTCTGATGAAGACAAATGCAGTACTGACTCTTCTGATCATGAAGAGAGAAACATAGATGTCAGTACTTCAGAATTTGTATCTTTACAAAAATTACGAGTTAAGGACTTGCAAAATACAGTAATAGACATTAGTGATGAAGTACTAAAGTTCCGAAGGGAACTAGAACAGCTGAGAAAGTGGGAGATGACAGGTCTTGGGAGGGAGATTCTCTCTTCAAGGAACATGAAGCCATCTGATACCATGTTTACAATTATGTCTTACAATGTGTTGGCTCAGGCTCTGTTGACAGATAACATGTTGCTGTATTCATCTTGTAATGATGAACATCTCTCATGGGAATACAGATGGGCATTGCTGCAACATGAGATTACGGACCTGGACCCAGATGTGCTTTTGTTACAAGAAGTTCAGGCCTCTCATTATCACAGCCATTATCTCCCATGGTTTACATTCCAGGGCTATGATTCCTTGTACAAAAAGAGAACAGGTACAAAGGCTGATGGTTGTGCCATATTCTTCAAAAAGAGTAAATTCTCTTTGATAGAATCCAGTAGTATTGAGTACCTTCAGCCAGAAGCTTTAAATATCTTAGACCgtgacaatgttggccttataGCAAAACTTTCACCGGTATTGCAGCCAGATGCACCAGCATTGTGTGTTGCAACAACACATCTGTTGTACAACAAAAAAAGGCATGATGTCAAGTTGGCCCAGATAATACTGTTCCTGTCAGAAATAGACAGACTATGCTATGAGGGTGAGGAAGGGGGTAGGCCAAAGTATTGCCCTGTAATAGTgactggagattttaatgctgaACCGCACAGTGCTTTAATACAATTCTTGAAAGATGGCCGGTTACAATATGAGGGCCTAGCTCGTAAGACTCTTACCAGACATGGCGCTTTTGGTGAATTACTTGGGCCAGAACTTTTTCCCCCATCTCTTGGTCTCACAGATCGCTGTCAGCATGCAGTGTTAGCACAAAGTCGTTACTTGGAACAATCACGGGGACCCATCTTTTCTTTGGCAGACAAGCGAAAACTAGAGGAATCACTAATACATTTATATCATTCAGATCGCCAGTCTCAACCCCCAAAAAATTTAAGATCCACCTGCATAGGTCCAACACCCTCAGGATGGTTTTCTCATGGATTCAACTTTCACTCTGTTTACCGTCACTACTTGAGCCGTTTGGGCAGAGCCCCTGAAGCCACCACTAACCATAATGGCTGGACATCAGTGGACTACATGCTATACTCTCGTAGTTATTCTTCTTCCTTACATAGGCCCATTGAAGGAAATCTTAAGTTACTGGCACGTTATGGGCTGCTGTCAGGCCCAGAAGCTGATAGGTTTGCACCACTACCTTCAGCAGTGTGTCCGTCAGACCACTTTCCCCTTGCTGCTCAGTTTTTGCTGCGAAGATAG
- the LOC128692717 gene encoding uncharacterized protein isoform X2, with the protein MHCLLPTRVLYKASRAACGIGGAHISQVRDGVYQFLWINPDSSFHTVSLGKSHYSTYPHTPGACHHFGNDSSQRTETSQNAVVKEEASKKFENVKLQLSSVNPIINELSEMNSKRNRDLLSPVRPLPQKRIKSGSSSSKKFSESAVLDYIPLPPSPQEKDELGDFFVIDTRPSEVNFPETNRNKCNSEKSKKDAKVVNGKKSSSNKKDSVGGESSGGCSGTGTKYNKKVIVSCDNDVLYIPSTSKFCEGKLHGKRNNNRTKKRTKVLDKNYEGSSARTSGKNDIDILFEVPGKSDLDDVMVLCTIVTPDKSQDHVLSPGKSLVPDNQTRKCHTSTRQQLKTKLRDIQPDEVISVPSNLEIKGGKTVPDYKNRDVSSGIQKVDVVDPDVLEIEALPASSSKTSVDVEVIDVFASDEDKCSTDSSDHEERNIDVSTSEFVSLQKLRVKDLQNTVIDISDEVLKFRRELEQLRKWEMTGLGREILSSRNMKPSDTMFTIMSYNVLAQALLTDNMLLYSSCNDEHLSWEYRWALLQHEITDLDPDVLLLQEVQASHYHSHYLPWFTFQGYDSLYKKRTGTKADGCAIFFKKSKFSLIESSSIEYLQPEALNILDRDNVGLIAKLSPVLQPDAPALCVATTHLLYNKKRHDVKLAQIILFLSEIDRLCYEGEEGGRPKYCPVIVTGDFNAEPHSALIQFLKDGRLQYEGLARKTLTRHGAFGELLGPELFPPSLGLTDRCQHAVLAQSRYLEQSRGPIFSLADKRKLEESLIHLYHSDRQSQPPKNLRSTCIGPTPSGWFSHGFNFHSVYRHYLSRLGRAPEATTNHNGWTSVDYMLYSRSYSSSLHRPIEGNLKLLARYGLLSGPEADRFAPLPSAVCPSDHFPLAAQFLLRR; encoded by the coding sequence ATGCATTGTTTGCTGCCAACACGGGTGCTGTACAAGGCTAGTCGTGCAGCTTGTGGAATTGGTGGAGCACACATATCACAGGTCAGGGATGGTGTGTACCAGTTCCTTTGGATCAACCCAGACTCTTCATTTCACACCGTCTCCTTGGGAAAAAGTCATTACTCAACATACCCCCATACTCCTGGGGCATGTCACCACTTTGGCAATGACAGCTCCCAGAGAACAGAGACATCGCAGAATGCTGTAGTTAAAGAGGAGGCTTCCAAAAAGTTTGAGAATGTAAAGTTACAGCTCTCTTCTGTTAACCCTATAATTAATGAATTATCAGAGATGAATTCCAAACGTAATAGAGACTTATTGTCTCCTGTGCGACCTTTGCCACAGAAGAGGATCAAAAGTGGTTCGTCATCCTCAAAGAAATTCAGTGAATCTGCAGTCTTGGACTATATCCCACTCCCACCTAGTCCACAAGAAAAAGATGAATTGGGAGATTTCTTTGTTATTGACACCAGACCCTCTGAAGTGAATTTCCCTGAGACAAATAGGAACaagtgtaacagtgaaaaatctAAGAAAGATGCCAAGGTTGTGAATGGAAAGAAGTCTAGTAGTAATAAAAAGGATTCAGTGGGGGGTGAAAGCAGTGGTGGATGTTCTGGTACTGGAACCAAATATAACAAGAAAGTGATAGTGTCATGTGATAATGATGTTCTTTATATTCCTTCAACCTCTAAGTTTTGTGAAGGTAAATTACACGGTAAGCGGAACAACAACAGAACTAAAAAAAGAACTAAAGTCCTTGATAAAAATTATGAAGGCAGTTCTGCCAGAACCTCAGGAAAAAATGACATTGATATATTGTTTGAAGTACCCGGTAAAAGTGATCTTGATGATGTCATGGTATTGTGCACTATTGTAACACCTGATAAAAGCCAAGATCATGTGCTTTCACCAGGAAAATCTCTTGTTCCAGATAATCAGACAAGGAAGTGCCATACAAGCACGAGACAGCAGCTGAAGACAAAACTAAGAGATATACAGCCAGATGAAGTGATTTCTGTCCCTTCCAATTTAGAAATAAAAGGGGGAAAGACAGTACCAGATTACAAAAATAGGGATGTCAGTTCTGGCATTCAGAAGGTGGATGTGGTTGACCCTGATGTTCTGGAGATAGAGGCTCTTCCAGCTTCATCCAGCAAAACATCTGTTGATGTGGAGGTTATTGATGTTTTTGCCTCTGATGAAGACAAATGCAGTACTGACTCTTCTGATCATGAAGAGAGAAACATAGATGTCAGTACTTCAGAATTTGTATCTTTACAAAAATTACGAGTTAAGGACTTGCAAAATACAGTAATAGACATTAGTGATGAAGTACTAAAGTTCCGAAGGGAACTAGAACAGCTGAGAAAGTGGGAGATGACAGGTCTTGGGAGGGAGATTCTCTCTTCAAGGAACATGAAGCCATCTGATACCATGTTTACAATTATGTCTTACAATGTGTTGGCTCAGGCTCTGTTGACAGATAACATGTTGCTGTATTCATCTTGTAATGATGAACATCTCTCATGGGAATACAGATGGGCATTGCTGCAACATGAGATTACGGACCTGGACCCAGATGTGCTTTTGTTACAAGAAGTTCAGGCCTCTCATTATCACAGCCATTATCTCCCATGGTTTACATTCCAGGGCTATGATTCCTTGTACAAAAAGAGAACAGGTACAAAGGCTGATGGTTGTGCCATATTCTTCAAAAAGAGTAAATTCTCTTTGATAGAATCCAGTAGTATTGAGTACCTTCAGCCAGAAGCTTTAAATATCTTAGACCgtgacaatgttggccttataGCAAAACTTTCACCGGTATTGCAGCCAGATGCACCAGCATTGTGTGTTGCAACAACACATCTGTTGTACAACAAAAAAAGGCATGATGTCAAGTTGGCCCAGATAATACTGTTCCTGTCAGAAATAGACAGACTATGCTATGAGGGTGAGGAAGGGGGTAGGCCAAAGTATTGCCCTGTAATAGTgactggagattttaatgctgaACCGCACAGTGCTTTAATACAATTCTTGAAAGATGGCCGGTTACAATATGAGGGCCTAGCTCGTAAGACTCTTACCAGACATGGCGCTTTTGGTGAATTACTTGGGCCAGAACTTTTTCCCCCATCTCTTGGTCTCACAGATCGCTGTCAGCATGCAGTGTTAGCACAAAGTCGTTACTTGGAACAATCACGGGGACCCATCTTTTCTTTGGCAGACAAGCGAAAACTAGAGGAATCACTAATACATTTATATCATTCAGATCGCCAGTCTCAACCCCCAAAAAATTTAAGATCCACCTGCATAGGTCCAACACCCTCAGGATGGTTTTCTCATGGATTCAACTTTCACTCTGTTTACCGTCACTACTTGAGCCGTTTGGGCAGAGCCCCTGAAGCCACCACTAACCATAATGGCTGGACATCAGTGGACTACATGCTATACTCTCGTAGTTATTCTTCTTCCTTACATAGGCCCATTGAAGGAAATCTTAAGTTACTGGCACGTTATGGGCTGCTGTCAGGCCCAGAAGCTGATAGGTTTGCACCACTACCTTCAGCAGTGTGTCCGTCAGACCACTTTCCCCTTGCTGCTCAGTTTTTGCTGCGAAGATAG